In a genomic window of Brassica napus cultivar Da-Ae unplaced genomic scaffold, Da-Ae ScsIHWf_176;HRSCAF=314, whole genome shotgun sequence:
- the LOC125598868 gene encoding uncharacterized protein LOC125598868 gives MVGETHGHCQMAKENQHLTALQEVDLIAQLRKRKKAQGQRPQPGERRFGDAPEAFYVEPKPPDPSRINQTPTSQTHKHHEKEEERLAYAIEQLRDDAFEWWVQEEGDRWFYKEPTIKTWRALKEVMRYEFAPKITSSEIQELYPRRYPTHGSKEARKDVPKEGHRSLIHQDHIRPNQKPTVFYDQNQPIEVPKTMEEKKFVSQDTLARHKEKPDKLNFQEKAKDDKTGPEVKKDTISKSFLDLKVVHDLSPRNDEISNPKKEEASSQGLKEQEFKEEEPPGVTLVMDQKIVQETMQSMLLKETKPKQYQGGFKS, from the exons ATGGTAGGAGAAACACACGGCCACTGTCAGATGGCCAAAGAGAACCAACATTTGACAGCTTTGCAAGAGGTTGATCTGATTGCACAGctgaggaaaagaaagaaggCACAAGGCCAACGTCCACAGCCAGGAGAAAGGAGATTTGGAGATGCTCCAGAGGCTTTCTATGtcgagcccaagccaccagatccttcaaggATCAATCAAACCCCAACTTCTCAAACCCACAAACATCAT gaaaaagag GAAGAAAGGCTTGCTTATGCCATCGAACAACTTAGAGATGATGCCTTTGAATGGTGGGTACAAGAAGAAGGTGATAGATGGTTTTACAAGGAGCCAACTATCAAAACATGGAGAGCTCTTAAGGAAGTCATGAGATATGAGTTTGCACCAAAGATTACAAGTTCTGAAATCCAGGAACTATATCCAAGGAGGTATCCAACTCATGGTTCCAAAGAAGCAAGAAAAGATGTACCAAAAGAAGGTCATAGAAGCTTGATCCATCAAGACCATATTCGGCCAAACCAGAAGCCCACGGTTTTCTATGATCAAAACCAACCTATTGAGGTCCCAAAGACCATGGAGGAGAAGAAGTTTGTCAGCCAAGACACATTGGCCAGACACAAAGAAAAACCAGACAAACtgaattttcaagaaaaggccaag gatgataagaCAGGTCCTGAAGTCAAGAAAGACACGATCTCAAAGTCCTTTTTGGATTTAAAAGTTGTTCATGATTTAAGTCCAAGGAATGATGAGATTTCAAacccaaagaaagaagaggcatcaagccaag GACTTAAGGAGCAAgaatttaaagaagaagaaccaccagGCGTGACTCTTGTGATGGACCAGAAGATTGTTCAAGAGACAATGCAGTCCATGTTGCttaaagaaacaaaaccaaaacaataccaAG gagggtttaagtCATGA
- the LOC106454292 gene encoding uncharacterized protein LOC106454292: MKNIGSYKFKGGSDPIEADKWITMMEKNFETMECPEEYKKKINVYYLEGDATGWWDSIDRQHGHTITSWESFKGEFGRKYFPPEAKHRLERQFMNLVQGDRPPELGSRLGGSNFSSLSDLVEKAVNVETVLEAERKTLPHSGGHTKFSQGERPNFNKGPRSYKGKGRGFGGQANNRGNTGVQRSNQQGYSSLRKEDVTFFFCGRKRHYASSCPNKPIHATPLAIRAPPSRPAIEPEPKKQNLGGRVYALGVENPDNAGPSSGPITAGTIHVAGKPTHVLFDSGATHSFVTPKVAARFWDCFVVDRIDVAVLTPADRNLQENQFIKNVPLVIQGKEFVADLLVVPLKGYEVIL; the protein is encoded by the exons ATGAAGAACATTGGATCCTACAAGTTCAAAGGAGGATCCGATCCTATTGAGGCCGACAAGTGGATTACTATGATGGAGAAGAATTTTGAAACCATGGAGTGCCCGGAGGAgtacaagaagaagatcaaTGTGTACTACTTGGAAGGTGACGCCACAGGATGGTGGGACAGCATAGACAGGCAGCATGGACACACCATCACATCGTGGGAGTCGTTCAAGGGAGAGTTTGGGAGGAAGTATTTTCCTCCAGAAGCAAAGCATCGATTGGAGCGCCAGTTCATGAACCTTGTTCAAGGAGATAGGCCC CCGGAGCTTGGAAGTCGTTTAGGTGGAAGCAACTTTAGCAGCTTATCGGATCTGGTGGAAAAGGCTGTTAATGTTGAGACTGTATTGGAGGCTGAAAGGAAGACCTTACCACATTCTGGTGGACACACCAAGTTTAGCCAAGGAGAAAGGCCAAATTTCAACAAGGGTCCAAGATCTTACAAAGGCAAAGGGCGAGGCTTTGGAGGCCAGGCCAACAATCGTGGTAACACTGGTGT ACAACGGAGTAACCAGCAAGGTTATTCATCGCTGAGGAAGGAAGATGTTACTTTTTTCTTCTGTGGAAGGAAGCGCCACTATGCATCGTCATGTCCAAACAAGCCAATCCATGCGACCCCTCTCGCAATCCGAGCTCCTCCTAGCCGTCCAGCTATTGAGCCAGAACCAAAGAAGCAAAATCTAGGAGGTAGAGTTTATGCCTTAGGTGTAGAAAACCCAGACAATGCAGGACCGTCAAGCGGTCCCATCACAG CAGGAACCATACATGTTGCTGGTAAacccacacatgtattgttcgactcgggggcaacacatagttttgtgacccCTAAAGTAGCTGCCCGGTTTTGGGATTGTTTTGTGGTTGACAGGATAGATGTGGCCGTCTTGACCCCCGCAGACCGAAACCTTCAAGAAAATCAGTTTATCAAGAATGTTCCATTGGTCATTCAAGGCAAAGAGTTTGTGGCAGATCTATTAGTCGTGCCTTTGAAAGGGTACGAGGTAATCCTTTGA